The proteins below are encoded in one region of Rana temporaria chromosome 2, aRanTem1.1, whole genome shotgun sequence:
- the LOC120928549 gene encoding olfactory receptor 1019-like produces MSPINQSKVSEFILMGITRDPTLQHYLSILFLLIYLFTVFGNSTIIFIIVIINGLHTPMYFLLGNLSFSDLCYSTVVMPKTLYALFSKHREIFISYTGCVLQLYFFAVFASTECYILSAMAYDRYVAICHPLLYALIMNKRRCIIVVLIIYIGGLCTGGVHTSSTFVLNFCGPNIINHFYCDIPPLMELSCSDTYTSKTVIFGVVSCLGLLSVMVILLSYFYIFFTIMNIRTSEGKHKAFSTCSSHLLCVALFYGTVFFMYLRPANNYSASQNKVVSVFYTMVIPMMNPIIYTLRNKEVIDTVIYFLKRLL; encoded by the coding sequence ATGTCTCCCATTAATCAGTCCAAAGTCAGTGAGTTTATACTCATGGGTATTACTAGAGATCCAACACTGCAACATTACCTATCCATTTTGTTCTTGCTCATATATCTTTTTACTGTGTTTGGCAACAGCACAATCATTTTCATCATTGTAATCATAAATGGTCTGCACACCCCTATGTATTTCTTACTCGGCAATTTGTCCTTTTCCGATCTTTGTTATTCTACCGTAGTTATGCCAAAAACATTGTATGCTTTGTTTTCCAAACATCGGGAAATATTTATCTCATATACTGGCTGTGTGCTTCAGCTGTATTTTTTTGCGGTGTTTGCCAGCACTGAATGTTATATTTTGTCTGCAATGGCCTATGACCGTTATGTGGCAATATGTCATCCTCTGTTGTATGCTCTTATAATGAACAAGAGAAGATGTATAATTGTAGTGCTTATTATTTACATTGGTGGTTTATGCACAGGAGGGGTtcacacatcttccacatttgttttgaatttttgtgGACCTAACATCATCAACCATTTTTACTGTGACATTCCACCACTGATGGAACTTTCTTGTTCTGATACTTATACCAGTAAGACAGTTATATTCGGTGTAGTCTCCTGCCTTGGGCTCCTTTCAGTTATGGTCATTTTATTATCatacttctacattttttttactataatgaaTATCCGCACATCAGAAGGGAAGCACAAAGCTTTTTCTACATGTTCTTCCCATCTTCTGTGTGTTGCCCTGTTTTACGGAACTGTTTTCTTCATGTATCTCCGTCCAGCTAACAACTATTCTGCCAGTCAAAATAAAGTGGTGTCTGTATTCTACACAATGGTCATTCCA